One Aneurinibacillus migulanus genomic region harbors:
- a CDS encoding helix-turn-helix domain-containing protein, with amino-acid sequence MSNEQKAKPLLTNREREVFELLVLDKTTREIAQQLFISEKTVRNHISNIMYTN; translated from the coding sequence TTGAGTAACGAACAGAAAGCCAAGCCGCTATTGACCAACCGGGAACGAGAGGTATTTGAACTACTCGTGTTAGACAAGACAACGAGAGAAATCGCCCAGCAGTTATTTATTAGTGAAAAGACGGTGCGCAATCATATTAGCAATATAATGTATACCAATTGA
- a CDS encoding AbrB/MazE/SpoVT family DNA-binding domain-containing protein has translation MKATGVVRKVDELGRVVLPIELRRTLGIAEKDGLEIFVDGEQVILRKYQPACSFCNSMDDVKEFKGKMICGSCQEEIAKCK, from the coding sequence ATGAAAGCAACAGGTGTTGTTCGTAAAGTGGATGAGCTGGGACGGGTAGTACTGCCGATTGAATTGCGTCGTACGTTAGGGATTGCTGAAAAGGATGGATTGGAGATTTTTGTGGACGGTGAACAAGTAATTTTGCGTAAGTATCAGCCAGCATGTTCATTCTGTAATTCAATGGATGATGTGAAAGAGTTTAAAGGAAAGATGATATGTGGAAGCTGCCAAGAAGAGATAGCTAAATGCAAATAG
- a CDS encoding putative metallopeptidase: MEKQYSNVKVNGYGTKRRAWEDKYEPANASESWQMRAHDVEEFSEIVQRHGM, encoded by the coding sequence ATGGAGAAACAATATTCAAACGTAAAAGTGAACGGGTATGGAACGAAGAGAAGAGCATGGGAAGACAAATATGAACCAGCGAACGCTTCAGAAAGCTGGCAAATGCGTGCACATGATGTAGAGGAGTTCAGCGAAATTGTTCAACGGCATGGTATGTAG
- the sda gene encoding sporulation histidine kinase inhibitor Sda has product MKRKNALSLLSNEELLKIYMQAISLDLESDFIQLIKAELIRRGIRF; this is encoded by the coding sequence ATGAAAAGAAAAAATGCTTTATCTTTACTAAGCAATGAAGAGTTATTAAAAATATATATGCAAGCAATCTCTCTTGATCTAGAAAGTGATTTTATACAGTTGATTAAAGCGGAATTAATAAGAAGGGGCATTCGATTCTAG
- a CDS encoding GNAT family N-acetyltransferase, with translation MLETNRCLLTKLQQANYEDVKKLYVNEEVRKYLGGTLKEETIKKSFFKMVQPTIDSLYWVAREKHSNEFIGLISLDTHHDGTSTEVSYQLLPQWWGAGYATELVKEIIDYAFNQLNLPEVIAETQTANNASRRLLERLGMELVQTVQRFGEEQAIYGIKNS, from the coding sequence TTGCTTGAAACAAACCGATGTTTACTTACCAAACTACAACAAGCTAATTATGAAGATGTAAAAAAACTATATGTTAATGAGGAAGTAAGAAAATATCTCGGAGGAACTTTGAAAGAAGAGACGATTAAAAAAAGCTTTTTTAAGATGGTTCAACCCACAATAGACTCATTATACTGGGTTGCTAGAGAAAAACATAGTAATGAGTTTATAGGGTTGATTTCTCTGGACACTCATCACGATGGTACAAGCACTGAAGTTTCATATCAGTTGCTTCCTCAGTGGTGGGGAGCTGGGTATGCTACTGAATTAGTTAAAGAGATTATTGACTATGCATTTAATCAACTAAATTTACCAGAAGTAATTGCTGAGACACAAACAGCTAATAACGCCTCTCGTAGGCTTTTAGAAAGATTGGGTATGGAATTAGTACAAACCGTACAAAGGTTTGGAGAAGAACAAGCGATTTATGGTATTAAAAATTCTTAA
- a CDS encoding IS3 family transposase has translation MKCEKYYLHQYKTFEELSLAIDEYIHFYNYDRYQKRLNGFSPMEYRAKAA, from the coding sequence CTGAAATGTGAAAAGTATTATTTACATCAATATAAGACGTTTGAGGAACTTTCTCTGGCGATAGATGAGTACATCCATTTTTATAATTATGATAGATACCAAAAACGATTAAACGGCTTTAGCCCTATGGAATATAGAGCTAAAGCCGCTTAA
- the istA gene encoding IS21 family transposase, which translates to MVKIGEFFMIRELHNKGWTQIAIAEEMGFDPKTIRKYLNQDQLPERKKREKKPGKLDAFKTYILQRIQEGTTNCSVLYDEIKAMGYEGKATILRDFVQPYRAQPKKQATVRYETPPGKQAQMDWGYVGKYEVDGQLKDVYAFVMVLSYSRMKYIEFTTSMDLENLMKCHMNAFAYFNGVPEQILYDNMKTAVIRHTPVEIRFNRRFEDFLAYYGITPKACRPKRPQTKGKVENVVGYLKKNFFQRKHEPTLRALNEDIRVWLDEVANQRPNQTTLESPFKRFEVEQARLGKWATKPLFPITHWEVREVSKDCFISYRGKQYSVPFRYAGQKVKVKETLDQHIEVYDEYECIAKHPLLKGQLRYHAQLEHYKGLNVTTSGLATRHTQPDALEVERRSLQVYEQLEGSES; encoded by the coding sequence ATGGTCAAGATTGGGGAGTTTTTTATGATTCGAGAATTACATAACAAGGGCTGGACACAAATAGCTATTGCTGAAGAAATGGGCTTTGACCCAAAAACAATTCGAAAGTATTTAAATCAGGATCAACTACCAGAGAGGAAGAAAAGAGAGAAAAAACCTGGAAAGCTTGACGCCTTTAAAACCTACATACTTCAGAGAATCCAAGAAGGAACGACAAACTGTTCTGTTCTTTACGATGAGATTAAAGCGATGGGATATGAGGGAAAGGCAACAATTTTACGGGATTTTGTACAGCCCTACCGGGCTCAGCCTAAGAAACAAGCGACCGTAAGGTATGAAACACCACCGGGGAAGCAAGCTCAAATGGATTGGGGTTATGTAGGAAAATATGAAGTGGACGGGCAGTTAAAAGACGTGTACGCCTTTGTCATGGTACTTAGCTATTCCCGAATGAAATACATCGAGTTTACAACAAGTATGGATTTAGAGAACTTAATGAAATGCCACATGAATGCTTTCGCCTACTTTAATGGTGTTCCTGAACAAATTCTTTACGACAATATGAAGACAGCTGTTATTCGACATACGCCAGTGGAAATTCGATTTAACCGAAGGTTTGAAGATTTTCTTGCTTACTATGGCATCACACCGAAAGCGTGTCGTCCAAAGAGACCGCAAACAAAAGGAAAAGTAGAGAACGTTGTAGGATATTTAAAGAAGAATTTTTTCCAACGAAAACACGAACCCACATTACGGGCATTAAACGAAGACATTCGTGTATGGCTGGATGAAGTGGCGAATCAAAGACCTAATCAAACAACGCTCGAATCACCTTTTAAACGATTTGAAGTGGAGCAAGCACGCTTAGGAAAATGGGCCACAAAACCGCTCTTTCCGATTACACATTGGGAAGTACGAGAGGTCAGTAAGGATTGTTTTATCTCCTATCGAGGCAAGCAGTATTCTGTACCTTTCCGGTACGCAGGACAAAAAGTGAAAGTAAAAGAAACGTTAGATCAACATATTGAGGTCTACGATGAATACGAATGCATCGCAAAACATCCACTCCTGAAAGGGCAGCTCCGCTACCATGCACAGTTGGAGCATTATAAAGGGCTGAACGTGACCACTAGTGGTTTGGCGACCCGTCACACTCAGCCCGATGCCCTTGAAGTGGAACGACGTTCCCTTCAGGTGTATGAACAACTAGAAGGGAGTGAATCATAG
- the istB gene encoding IS21-like element helper ATPase IstB — protein sequence MNTSLLVERLKKVGWHYTANQLDGLLEDASKNNVTYSAFLYTLLTHEIEQKESVAFQRRMVKAKLPFRKTVHEFDFSFQPSIQEKRVKEVVTCRYITSGENIVLLGPPGVGKTHLAIAFGMEAITQGYSTLFVTAADFVSSCRKAQEKGTVERCIQRWLRPDVLIMDEVGYFPFDEISANLFFQVVSKRYERGSIILTSNKSYIEWGKIFGDEVLATAILDRLMHHVTTFNIKGNSYRLKEKQKAGILPATLER from the coding sequence GTGAACACTTCACTTCTAGTTGAGCGCTTGAAAAAAGTTGGCTGGCACTATACTGCCAATCAACTGGATGGTCTCTTAGAAGACGCATCTAAAAATAATGTAACATATTCGGCGTTTTTATACACCCTTCTTACGCATGAAATCGAACAGAAAGAATCTGTTGCCTTTCAGCGAAGGATGGTGAAAGCGAAGCTCCCATTTCGTAAAACGGTTCATGAATTTGATTTCTCTTTTCAACCCAGTATCCAGGAAAAACGAGTGAAAGAGGTTGTCACCTGTCGGTACATTACAAGTGGCGAAAATATTGTGCTGCTTGGACCACCAGGTGTGGGAAAAACACATTTAGCTATCGCCTTTGGCATGGAAGCCATTACTCAAGGGTACTCTACTCTCTTTGTGACAGCAGCCGATTTTGTTTCCTCGTGCCGGAAGGCACAGGAGAAAGGAACGGTGGAACGATGTATACAACGCTGGCTACGCCCCGACGTGTTGATTATGGATGAAGTAGGTTATTTTCCGTTTGACGAAATAAGTGCCAACCTTTTTTTTCAGGTGGTTTCCAAGCGATATGAAAGAGGTTCCATCATTTTAACTTCTAACAAGTCGTATATTGAATGGGGAAAAATATTTGGGGATGAGGTATTAGCAACAGCTATATTAGACCGACTTATGCATCACGTTACTACGTTTAATATCAAGGGTAATTCGTATCGTTTAAAGGAAAAACAGAAAGCGGGCATTCTGCCCGCTACCCTAGAACGTTGA
- a CDS encoding helix-turn-helix domain-containing protein — protein MSKRSYPAEEKYEILKALDEHYSPYELESKYNVHHSTILDWKRKYDKYGLEGLKESSTWKKYSKELKLAAIRDCLSGKYSMREVARLYDISDASVLRGWIKKYNSHRDLKDTSQGRTSSMTKGRKTTWEERIQIVLDCLGNEKDYQDAANTYNVSYQQVYQWVKKYENGGDEALKDKRGNKKEEAKLTLEEKIKLEMKKLERENERLRAENVFLKKLEEIERRRK, from the coding sequence ATGTCCAAAAGATCTTACCCTGCAGAAGAGAAATACGAGATATTAAAGGCATTAGATGAGCATTATTCACCATATGAACTTGAATCAAAATATAACGTGCACCATTCAACGATTTTGGACTGGAAACGCAAGTATGATAAGTATGGTTTGGAAGGTCTAAAAGAGTCTTCTACTTGGAAAAAGTATTCTAAGGAATTGAAGCTAGCTGCCATTAGGGATTGTCTGTCTGGGAAGTATTCCATGCGTGAGGTTGCTAGATTGTATGACATATCGGATGCTTCTGTCCTCAGAGGTTGGATAAAGAAGTATAATAGTCATAGAGATTTAAAGGACACGTCACAAGGAAGGACGAGCTCTATGACTAAGGGAAGAAAAACGACTTGGGAAGAACGAATACAAATTGTACTTGACTGCTTGGGGAACGAAAAAGATTATCAAGATGCAGCTAATACTTATAATGTTTCTTATCAACAAGTCTATCAATGGGTTAAGAAGTATGAAAACGGCGGAGATGAAGCGCTGAAAGATAAACGTGGCAATAAGAAAGAAGAAGCTAAACTAACGCTAGAAGAGAAAATCAAACTTGAAATGAAAAAGTTAGAAAGAGAAAATGAACGGTTACGTGCGGAGAATGTATTCCTAAAAAAGTTAGAGGAGATCGAAAGGAGGAGAAAATAA
- a CDS encoding AbrB/MazE/SpoVT family DNA-binding domain-containing protein gives MMHEMGIVRKLDNLGRVVFPIELRNKLGIQIGDSLEIFVDGEQIVFKKYAPGCLFCDSISGIVQYEGKKICASCLEELKHI, from the coding sequence ATTATGCATGAAATGGGAATTGTTCGTAAACTGGACAATCTAGGTAGAGTTGTATTCCCTATAGAGCTAAGAAATAAACTAGGAATACAAATTGGAGATAGTCTAGAAATCTTTGTGGATGGCGAACAAATTGTTTTTAAAAAGTATGCACCTGGATGTTTGTTCTGTGATTCTATCTCAGGAATTGTCCAATATGAAGGAAAGAAAATATGCGCTTCTTGCTTGGAAGAACTGAAGCATATATAA
- a CDS encoding GNAT family N-acetyltransferase — MVYIDGLRPLQETDLLTLEKWFENSEIASRMEGMLPLKEWYNHISKNFLQFIRIAYTQQNPVGIIQVEKEEDIGYISLIVNPSFWNKGYGKTILCKALEQPEFRSIRKWKASIEEDNISSLKCFKSVGFIEEDANPDEDGFFDLVYSIPAGQ; from the coding sequence ATGGTGTACATAGATGGTTTGAGGCCGCTTCAAGAAACAGATTTATTAACTTTAGAAAAGTGGTTTGAAAACAGCGAAATTGCTTCTAGAATGGAAGGGATGTTACCTCTAAAGGAATGGTATAATCACATATCTAAAAACTTCCTACAATTTATTCGAATCGCTTATACCCAGCAAAACCCAGTCGGAATAATTCAGGTAGAAAAAGAAGAAGATATAGGCTATATCAGTCTAATTGTAAACCCTTCATTTTGGAACAAAGGATATGGGAAAACAATACTATGTAAAGCATTAGAACAACCTGAATTTCGCTCGATACGTAAATGGAAGGCAAGTATTGAAGAAGACAATATAAGTAGTTTAAAATGCTTTAAATCTGTTGGATTTATAGAGGAAGATGCAAATCCAGATGAGGATGGATTTTTCGATCTTGTGTATTCTATACCTGCAGGACAATAA
- a CDS encoding PepSY domain-containing protein, which translates to MYGNVYNYAQLPMFRQRITPQQAQEIALRRVPGQIIHIDMDLENGILVYEVFILTSQNRVFEVDVVAKTGKILKIEEENDFD; encoded by the coding sequence ATGTACGGGAATGTTTATAATTACGCCCAGTTGCCTATGTTTAGACAAAGAATAACTCCACAGCAGGCACAAGAAATTGCACTAAGACGTGTACCAGGGCAAATCATTCATATAGATATGGATTTGGAAAACGGAATTTTGGTTTATGAGGTTTTCATTTTGACATCACAAAACAGAGTATTCGAGGTAGATGTGGTAGCAAAAACAGGAAAAATCCTAAAAATTGAAGAAGAAAATGACTTTGACTAA
- a CDS encoding AbrB/MazE/SpoVT family DNA-binding domain-containing protein: MKAIGIVRRLDELGRIVLPRELRHTLGIVEKDGLEIFVDRECIVLRKYQPTCIFCNSVLDVTEYKGKKICASCFEDLPSR; encoded by the coding sequence ATGAAGGCAATTGGAATTGTTCGAAGATTGGACGAACTTGGAAGAATTGTTTTGCCTAGGGAATTAAGGCATACACTTGGAATCGTCGAAAAAGATGGTTTAGAAATTTTCGTAGACAGGGAGTGCATTGTCTTGCGCAAGTATCAACCAACCTGCATCTTCTGCAATTCTGTATTAGATGTCACTGAATATAAAGGAAAGAAAATTTGTGCTTCTTGCTTTGAAGACCTGCCGTCCAGATAA